Proteins from a genomic interval of Zingiber officinale cultivar Zhangliang chromosome 1B, Zo_v1.1, whole genome shotgun sequence:
- the LOC121991010 gene encoding putative F-box protein At4g22170, which translates to MAGDGGWADLPVDLFSLIFSKLSLPHLFRSAAVCVSWSAAAHEVRTRSGRLVFQGQSPWLMFGGGRRGDPSAAAFYSFYERSEYTIALPDPPISRRLLIGSAHGWVITVDTCSGLLQLLNPITGAQIDLPSFLSYNHIDLIDSDGEDCIIQTRQRIAVTKSLLGYIHLKATLSADPSLGGDYIVALVHHLLPGISFTLSGYQSWFWLTDSVEIQDILFHDGKLYATTITGSVRVCVFDDAQLRRGNIPRFKSVVPRNDGSYHFHYLAETPRGDLLNIRRKRDRYRGTAFAEVYRLLPEEKRISRRTEQMKDLGELIIFLGSNHPLCLSASDFPHLTPNSIYFTDDLRLVDRRRMSMSIKERIGPDVGIYSMTDHTYTRIFPGDLRLNWPPPVWFKLD; encoded by the coding sequence ATGGCCGGCGACGGCGGATGGGCGGATCTCCCTGTGGATCTCTTCTCCCTCATCTTCTCCAAACTCTCCCTTCCTCATTTGTTTCGCTCCGCCGCCGTCTGCGTCTCGTGGTCGGCCGCCGCCCACGAGGTGCGCACGCGCAGCGGACGCCTCGTGTTCCAGGGGCAGAGCCCCTGGCTCATGTTCGGTGGCGGCCGCCGCGGCGACCCGTCCGCCGCCGCCTTCTACAGCTTCTACGAGCGAAGCGAATACACCATCGCCCTCCCGGACCCTCCCATAAGCCGCCGGCTCCTTATCGGCTCCGCTCACGGTTGGGTCATCACAGTCGACACCTGCTCGGGGCTGCTCCAACTACTGAACCCGATCACCGGCGCGCAGATCGACCTCCCCTCCTTCCTCTCCTACAATCACATCGACCTCATCGACAGCGACGGCGAGGACTGCATTATCCAAACACGTCAACGCATTGCAGTGACTAAATCGCTGCTAGGGTATATTCACCTCAAAGCAACCCTATCTGCCGATCCCTCGCTGGGAGGTGACTACATCGTCGCGCTCGTCCACCATCTTCTCCCCGGTATCTCTTTCACCTTATCCGGCTACCAGAGCTGGTTCTGGCTAACCGACTCCGTTGAGATTCAGGACATTCTCTTCCACGACGGCAAACTGTACGCGACCACgatcaccggatccgtgcgagtTTGCGTATTCGACGACGCCCAACTTCGACGTGGCAATATTCCCAGATTTAAATCGGTGGTTCCGAGGAATGATGGTTCTTACCACTTTCACTACCTGGCCGAGACTCCCCGAGGAGATCTCTTGAACATTCGGAGGAAGAGGGACAGATATCGCGGCACCGCCTTCGCCGAGGTTTACAGGTTACTACCGGAGGAGAAGAGAATAAGTAGAAGAACAGAAcaaatgaaggacttgggagagttGATCATCTTCTTGGGCAGCAACCACCCGCTTTGCCTCTCTGCTTCCGATTTCCCACACTTGACGCCCAATTCCATATATTTTACCGACGATCTGAGACTCGTTGACCGTCGTCGAATGAGCATGAGCATCAAAGAACGGATAGGTCCTGACGTCGGCATCTACAGCATGACCGATCACACGTACACGCGTATCTTTCCGGGCGATCTTCGATTGAACTGGCCGCCTCCTGTTTGGTTCAAACTGGATTAA
- the LOC121990982 gene encoding nuclear pore complex protein NUP155-like, producing MTIQIILCEALSRGGVAEACSVVKRVGSNIYTGVEGRLSLEIIYLHLEMAASQCMNILQTGLIIRARALLAACKVEPKPVLSTYDQLLSYGAILPSPNLKLRCLRSVLAVLCEWVGSVFAHTLGTTAVGASPILGGLLLLQQTTIINQGARDKIISLANGHTVSLREGFRSIT from the exons ATGACAATCCAG ATTATTCTGTGTGAAGCTCTTTCTAGAGGTGGAGTTGCAGAAGCATGTTCTGTAGTAAAGAGGGTCGGTTCAAATATCTATACTGGAGTGGAGGGTCGCTTGTCTTTAGAGATTATTTATCTTCATCTTGAAATGGCTGCTTCG CAATGTATGAATATTCTACAAACAGGCCTCATCATACGTGCTAGAGCCCTTCTTGCTGCTTGTAAGGTTGAACCAAAGCCTGTATTAAGCACATATGATCAACTTTTATCATATGGAGCTATTTTACCTTCGCCAAACCTGAAACTTCGCTGTCTGAGATCTGTTCTTGCTGTACTCTGTGAGTGGGTTGGGTCTGTATTTGCACATACATTAGGGACCACAGCTGTTGGCGCTTCTCCAATCCTTGGTGGATTACTCTTGTTACAACAGACAACAATCATCAACCAAGGAGCTCGAGATAagataatcagtttagcaaatgg GCATACGGTCTCGTTACGTGAAGGGTTTAGGTCCATTACCTAA
- the LOC121990990 gene encoding protein KRTCAP2 homolog codes for MATTGRSMIYSLLSFAIILSLLEMYREKLASSELLTILGGFVCSLLFLLMLTVIGNYQESTGTRTGWGAVILAEIVALVAAATVHRVCITTCFLFSAGLLYEVDKLSGMVLSMALTKPKGKRH; via the exons ATGGCCACCACTGGAAGATCTATGATCTACTCGTTGCTTTCATTTGCCATCATTCTCTCGCTTCTTGAAATGTACAGAGAGAAATTGGCATCTTCTGAGTTGTTGACGATTCTTGGGGGTTTTGTTTGTTCccttttgtttcttttaatgTTAACG GTCATTGGCAACTATCAAGAATCAACTGGAACAAGGACAGGATGGGGTGCTG TCATATTGGCGGAAATTGTTGCTCTTGTCGCTGCTGCTACAGTTCATCGTGTTTGCATCACCACATG CTTCTTGTTCTCGGCTGGTCTTTTGTATGAAGTCGACAAGCTTTCGGGTATGGTGCTCAGTATGGCGCTCACAAAACCCAAAGGGAAGCGTCATTGA
- the LOC121991001 gene encoding probable serine/threonine-protein kinase PBL8: MGNCGTREENAVAAAHAQVQQMQIFQLPVKNDLMEKKHARTFSDVSNPSTPRRFEDSRNIAIYTDVIAFTLFELETITKSFRTDYVLGAGGFGTVYKGYIDENVRVGLKSLPVAVKVLNKDGHQGHREWLTEVNFLGQLRHPNLVKLIGYCCEDDHRLLVYEFMFRGSLENHLFRNTTAPLSWATRMSIALGAAKGLAFLHNAERPIIYRDFKTSNILLDSDYTAKLSDFGLAKAGPEGDETHVSTRVMGTYGYAAPEYVMTGHLTARSDVYSFGVVLLELLTGRRSMDKTRPSKEQSLVDWALPNLNDKRKLLQIIDPKLEDQYSVRSAQKACSLAYYCLSQNPKARPLMSDVVETLEPLQSRKGSEVSLQTLSSIGLAVNKTNGRIASNSIICRAIPSAKCDPNALPSFRVK, encoded by the exons ATGGGCAACTGCGGAACCCGGGAGGAGAACGCCGTAGCCGCCGCTCACGCGCAAG TTCAGCAAATGCAAATCTTCCAACTACCAGTTAAGAATGATCTTATGGAGAAAAAACATGCTCGAACTTTCTCGGATGTTAGTAACCCCTCGACCCCACGACGCTTTGAGGATTCAAGAAATATTGCAATATACACTGATGTAATTGCCTTCACATTGTTTGAGCTTGAGACGATTACTAAGAGCTTCCGAACAGACTATGTGCTTGGCGCAGGAGGGTTTGGCACTGTGTACAAGGGTTATATAGATGAGAATGTGAGAGTTGGTCTCAAATCTCTTCCAGTTGCTGTCAAGGTCCTCAACAAGGATGGCCACCAGGGACATAGAGAATGGCTT ACAGAAGTTAATTTTCTAGGACAACTAAGACATCCTAATCTAGTGAAGTTGATTGGCTACTGCTGTGAAGATGATCATAGGTTGCTTGTCTACGAGTTCATGTTTCGCGGAAGCCTGGAGAATCACTTGTTTCGAA ATACAACTGCACCACTATCTTGGGCGACAAGAATGTCTATCGCACTCGGTGCTGCTAAAGGACTAGCTTTCCTTCACAATGCTGAAAGACCTATCATCTATCGAGATTTTAAGACCTCAAACATTTTGTTGGACTCC GACTACACAGCCAAGCTCTCTGATTTTGGTCTTGCAAAAGCTGGACCTGAGGGCGACGAGACCCATGTATCAACGAGGGTAATGGGAACCTATGGCTATGCAGCCCCTGAATATGTGATGACAG GACACTTGACAGCCAGGAGCGACGTTTACAGCTTTGGAGTCGTCCTTCTTGAGCTCTTGACAGGCCGCCGGTCCATGGACAAAACTCGCCCAAGCAAAGAACAAAGCTTGGTCGATTGGGCTCTTCCCAATCTCAACGACAAGAGAAAGCTGTTGCAAATAATCGATCCCAAGCTGGAAGATCAGTACTCGGTTAGATCTGCTCAGAAGGCTTGTAGTCTGGCATACTACTGCTTGAGCCAAAATCCAAAAGCAAGGCCTCTAATGAGCGACGTCGTGGAGACACTCGAGCCTCTGCAATCAAGAAAAGGAAGCGAGGTCTCATTACAAACACTAAGCAGCATTGGGCTTGCGGTGAACAAGACCAACGGTCGAATCGCCAGCAACAGTATCATCTGCAGAGCGATTCCAAGCGCGAAATGTGACCCAAATGCTCTTCCATCCTTCAGGGTCAAGTGA